The DNA region CTGGTGATGCTGTTGAATATCCTGGGCATATACTGACAGCGGTGTTGCTGCATCAAAACATGTGGCACCGCGCGCCTTGATGTTAGAGAGATAATTGTCGATATTTAAAACAGCACTTAAATTGCCGTGCTGACTCAATTCAGCGGCTAGGCGTTCGGCCTGGCCATCTGCACATACATTGTCCTCACAGAGTGTAGAGCATGCGTTGCCCTGGAGATGTCGTGTCGGCTATGCCTGGCATTTGGGGTTATACTTTTTCGTGACTATGGTGCAGGCCTGTTTGTGGCCGTAAATCAAGGAGTGTTGTTATGCGTTTGATTTTAATAATAATTTTATTATTGGTGAGCGGTGCAGTATGGAGCAGTGCGGGCAAGAATGCCGACCTGGATAAACCGGCTCCGACGGCGGTTAACCTGGCTACCAATATTTCATCGGCATTTAGTTCCGACCAGCCTACGGGAGATACCCAGCAGCTGCTTCCCCACCTCCGCTGTATTTTTCACAAGATAAACCGCGATTTTACCGTGCAGGTCATGCCCTGGCGCCGTGCCTACCAGGATGTAAAAAGCAATCGTATCGATGGTTTCTTTACCGCTATCCCTATGCGCCAGATCGACCCTTATGCAGTGCTGTCAGCTCCTTTGGTTTTGGAAAACTGGTATTGGTTTTGGCGCAGCGACATGATTGCCCCTGAATCCTGGCGCGAGGGCTATAGGTTAGGCTCCATCCTGGGGAGCCAGCAGGAAACCTGGCTGGAGGAATCGGGCTACACCGTGGATAGCACAGCCAATAATCTGCCGCAGCTGGTCAAGCAACTGCGCAGCAAGCGCATTGATGTGTTGCTGGCGGATCGCGATCACTTCTATCAGGCGATAAAAGAATTAAATGCTGATGCGGGGCAGTTCTCCTCACGCTTTTTTCGCTACGTGCCCTTGGGCGTTTATTTCAATGAGCAATTCCTCAACAGTAATCCCCAATTCCTGGTAGCGTTTAACCGTACCATTAATGATTGTGCCAGCCAGGGGTTCTCGGTATCCGATTATGAAAAACAGCAAATCCGCGAACTCTTGCAACGCAAGATCGAGCGCTGGAAACGCTTGCCTGCATTGGAGGCACTGCTCATAGCGCGCAATTCACTGTCGCGTCGTTTAAGCAGGGAAGAGATTGAAGCGCTCGATAAACACTGGATCACCGCATTCAAGAACAGTGATTTTTCCTATGCCATACGCATGACTGACCAGGAGCTGTCTGCGCAGTTGCGTGAAATCAAAAAGCAATCCATG from Cellvibrio japonicus Ueda107 includes:
- a CDS encoding substrate-binding periplasmic protein, giving the protein MRLILIIILLLVSGAVWSSAGKNADLDKPAPTAVNLATNISSAFSSDQPTGDTQQLLPHLRCIFHKINRDFTVQVMPWRRAYQDVKSNRIDGFFTAIPMRQIDPYAVLSAPLVLENWYWFWRSDMIAPESWREGYRLGSILGSQQETWLEESGYTVDSTANNLPQLVKQLRSKRIDVLLADRDHFYQAIKELNADAGQFSSRFFRYVPLGVYFNEQFLNSNPQFLVAFNRTINDCASQGFSVSDYEKQQIRELLQRKIERWKRLPALEALLIARNSLSRRLSREEIEALDKHWITAFKNSDFSYAIRMTDQELSAQLREIKKQSMDVITEIIVTDARGLNVAISDMTSDYW